The following are from one region of the Vicugna pacos chromosome 9, VicPac4, whole genome shotgun sequence genome:
- the LOC102524656 gene encoding monocarboxylate transporter 1, with protein sequence MVVFHRVCCHVCWSIMLKKSGDGPISSILVNKYGSRPVIIIGGCLSGCGLIAASFCNTMKELYWCVGVIVGLGLAFNLNPALTMIGKYFYKRRPLANGLAMSGSPVFLSALAPLNQTLFAHFGWRGSFLILGGILLNCCVAGALMRPVEPKPNTAGKERSKESQQEAGRSDAKKGASDTNTEVNGRNPPKEKQSVFQTVSKLLDLSLFKHRGFLLYLSGNTVMAFALATPLVFLSNYAKSQHYSDEKAAFLLTILAFVDMVARPLMGFVANTNCVRPRIQYFFAASIIVYGMCHMLVPFSSSYLGFCAYAGFLGFAFGWLGSVLFETLMDLIGPQRFSSAVGLMTIVECCPILLGPPLLGRLHDIYRDYKYTYWASGTILIVSGIYLFIGMGINYRLEAKEQKAEENQKKESKKMEPKEVTKAAESPESKGVEGPKEEKL encoded by the exons ATGGTTGTCTTCCATCGTGTTTGCTGTCATGTATGCTGGAG TATAATGTTGAAGAAAAGTGGTGATG GTCCTATCAGCAGTATCCTGGTGAATAAATACGGCAGTCGTCCAGTCATAATTATTGGCGGCTGCTTGTCAGGCTGTGGCTTGATTGCGGCTTCTTTCTGTAACACCATGAAGGAACTTTACTGGTGTGTCGGAGTCATTGTAG gtctTGGGCTTGCCTTCAACTTGAATCCAGCTCTGACCATGATTGGCAAGTACTTCTATAAGAGGCGACCACTGGCAAACGGACTGGCCATGTCAGGCAGTCCTGTGTTCCTCTCTGCCCTGGCCCCCCTCAACCAGACCCTTTTTGCTCACTTTGGCTGGAGAGGAAGCTTCCTAATTCTTGGGGGCATCCTACTAAACTGCTGTGTGGCTGGAGCCCTGATGAGACCAgtagagcccaagccaaacactgCAGGGAAAGAAAGATCTAAGGAATCCCAGCAGGAAGCTGGAAGATCTGACGCGAAAAAGGGGGCAAGTGATACAAATACAGAAGTTAATGGCAGAAATCCCCCAAAAGAGAAACAATCAGTTTTTCAAACAGTAAGCAAACTTCTGGACTTATCCCTGTTCAAGCACAGAGGCTTTTTACTGTACCTCTCTGGGAATACGGTAATGGCTTTTGCACTGGCTACACCTTTAGTCTTTCTTAGTAATTATGCCAAGAGTCAGCATTACTCTGATGAGAAGGCTGCCTTCCTTCTTACTATTCTGGCTTTTGTTGACATGGTAGCCAGACCTCTTATGGGATTTGTAGCCAACACAAACTGTGTAAGACCTcgaattcagtatttttttgcTGCTTCTATTATTGTATACGGAATGTGTCATATGCTAgtacctttctcctccagctaTCTTGGGTTTTGTGCCTATGCGGGATTCCTTGGATTTGCTTTTGGGTGGCTTGGCTCCGTATTGTTTGAAACGCTGATGGACCTCATTGGACCCCAGAGGTtctccagtgctgtgggattGATGACCATTGTGGAATGCTGTCCTATCCTCCTGGGGCCACCGCTTTTAG GTCGTCTCCATGACATATACAGAGACTACAAATACACATACTGGGCAAGTGGCACAATCCTTATTGTCTCAGGTATCTATCTCTTCATCGGCATGGGCATCAATTATCGACTTGAGGCAAAAGAACAGAAGGCAGAGGAGAATCAGAAAAAGGAGAGCAAAAAGATGGAACCAAAAGAAGTCACTAAAGCTGCAGAATCTCCAGAATCAAAAGGCGTAGAAGGACCCAAAGAGGAGAAACTTTAA